Genomic window (Vampirovibrionales bacterium):
TTTTGGACGGTAAACCCGCAGAAATCGATGCTTAAATGACGCGCCTCTTCGCTGCGGGTTTCGGGCTTGTCCAGCAAGACCGCCAGCTTGAGCGAGCGCGTGTGATGCAGCGAGCGCAGGTACTCCATAAAGAAGCGCAGCGTCAGGCCCGTGTCCATAATGTCCTCGACGATCAGCACGTCAGCGTTTTCCAGATTCGGCAGCGTGAGGTCGACCGGCTTGACCGCGCCGCTGGATCGCGTCTGATCGCCGTAACTGGCCAGACGAACGAATTCAATCTGGCAGGGCATCGTCAAATGGCGCGCCAAATCCGCGAGAAACAGGAATGAGCCTTTGAGGATGGCGATCAGCGTCAGGCGTTGGCATCCGGCGTAAGCGGCGTTAATTTCGCAGGCCATCTCCGCAATGCGCGCCTGAATTTGCTCGGCGCTCAGGCGTACGGCGATAGCGTCCTGGGCAAGCGGCTCAACGGCATGAGAGGGCTGGGCGGAAACGTCAGACATAAGGGCAGGCGCTCGCAGGCTTAGTCGGCGGAGGACGATGGGACCGGGGAAGCGCTCGCGTCCGCCGTGGCGTCTGCGGCGGGCTCCCGCTCCAGTTGCAGGCGATGCGTGGGACGACCCTGCACGCGCAGCTGTTCGCAGACGCCAACGCCAGCCACCCAGAGCACGTCCTGCCCATAGGTCAGCAATAGCGTGCGGTCGCGCTCAAAACGCGGGACGCCGCGATTAATAAAATAGTTTTTAAGCCGCATCGGTCCCGACATGCCAAACGGATGGATGCGATCGCCGGGGCGGCGCGTCCGTAGCGTCAGCGGACGATCGCGGAACTCGGCGAGATCGACGTAGGCTTCCAGACTTTGCTCAGGCCGCAGCAGGCCTTGCGCGGCGCGTTCCTGCTCGGTGAGTTCGTCGATGCGAACCCGTAAGCCCAGTTCTGCAAGCGCGTATTCGCCAGGGCCTTGAACAGGCGTCTCGATCAGGGCTTCTGGCTCCTCGCCCTCCTGCGGGCGATTCAGTCGGTTGGACGACACCACGCTGATGCGGTGCTTATAAAGCGACAGAAAGCGCGATTCGCCACCTCCGGCAGGCGTTGCGCCCCCCGTGACGGAAGATTCTGCGGTATGCAGTTTTTCCAGATGCGGCTTTTCCAGCGACATGAGCGCGGAACTGAGGTTGCGGCGGTTTTCGCCTTCGATAAAGTCAATGACGTCTTCAATACGATGAAAATCCGGCTCCAGTCGGTGAAGCGTCAGAAAACGCTTGACGATGCGCCGCTGATAGGGACGCGCAAGCTGATTAAACGCGATGGCGTCCAGCGAACCGCCGTCTTCGGCGTAAAACACGCGCTGCCAGACGTCTTCCATTTTGTCGCGAAGAATGGTCAAATCGCCTTCGCAGACGTCGCGCAGGCGCAGCAAGGCGTCATCAATCTGCGGAAAGCGCTCGCGCAGGAAGGGCAGCGCCTCATTGCGAATCATATTGCGCTGATAGCGGCTCTGCGAGTTGGTCGGATCCCGAAAATATTGTAAATGATGCTGCTCCGCGTATCGGCGCACGTCTTCGCGGCTCACGTCAAGCATCGGGCGAAGCACAGGCGGCGCACTCAGCTCCTGAAAAACGTTCAGGCGTTTCTGAATGCCCGAAAGCCCTTCAATGCCGGACCCGCGAAACAGTCGAAACAACAGGGTCTCAATCTGGTCGTCGGCCTGATGCGCGGTGAGCAGCGCATGGGCGCCCACGTCGCGCGCAAGGCGTAAGAGCGACTCATAACGGGCTTCTCTGGCCGCCGCCTCGGTCCTGGGTAAGCGGCGATCGGCGGGAATCATCACCAGCGGGACTTTGAGCCGCGCGCAATGCTGATGCAGCAAGGGCAGCTCGTCAAGCAGGGATTCGCGCCAGCCATGATCAAAATAAGCCGCCGTCAGCGTTAACGGGCGTTCGGCGCGTAGCGAGCCCAGCGCGTGCAGTAAGACAGTCGAATCCAGCCCCCCGGAAAATCCCAGGACTAGCCGCGTTTGGCGATCGTCTCGCAACAGACCCTCGGCTTGCAGGTTCTTGAGGACGATTTCGGGCAAGGGAAGCGTCATGCGGGCGGTCCAGTATTAAGCGGATACGGGGATCATGCGGCGACTATACCCGAAAGCCCCCCGTCTCTCAAGAGGCGGCGGCCCTGCGGATGGGAACTTTTCCGCCGGGGCGCAGTCTCCTCTAGGCAGCGCGCTGGCGTTTGGGCTAAGCTCGCTGTTGTACTTCAATAAGAGGTGAACGCCGCTTTATGAGCCCATTTTCTTTGGAACGCTCCAAACGCTTTTTCTCGCCGTCGGTTTTGGCTTCTGCGGCCCTAGGGGTCTCGCTGCTCGCCCTGAGCGTCAGCGTGTGGGCCGGCAAACCCGCTGCCTTTAACGCCTCCGGGTTGACGGGGACCCAAAACGACGCCGGTTTTCAGTTGGCGGAGAATCGCCCCGGTCGCAATGGTTTTAACGCCATGTTCGGCGACAATCCGGATCTGATCGCCGATGTGGCGCAGCACGTCGCCCCGGCGGTGGTTAATATCGATGTCTCTAAAAGCGCCCGGGTACCGGCGTTTGATAGCATGTCGCCGTTTCAGGATGAGATTCTCAAGCGTTTTTTTGGCTTTGATGGCGGTGGACCCACGCCCTTCCGCCGATTTGGCGGACAGCCCCAGCGCCAAGTGATTCAAGGCAATGGCTCCGGGGTTATTATTGACGCTCAGGGCCATATTCTCACCAATAACCACGTGGTCCGCGGCGCCGATGAAGTCCAGGTCACGATTAACGACGGACGCGTGTTCCCGGCCAGGGTCGTCGGTTCCGACGCTTATAGCGATATTGCGGTATTAAAAATCAACGCCCCGAACCTCAAGCCTGCCGTGCTGGGCGATAGTGAACGGCTGCGCCCCGGCGAATGGGTACTGGCCATCGGCAGCCCGCTCGGCTTTGATCACACGGTGACGCTGGGCATTATCAGCGCCCTGTCGCGGCGCGTGCCGGATATTAACAGCAACGTCGATTTTATTCAGACCGACGCGGCCATTAATCCCGGCAATTCGGGCGGCCCGCTGGTGAATCTGCGCGGGCAGGTGATTGGCATTAATACGGCCATTTCCGGGCGCGCGCAGAATATCGGCTTCGCCATTCCCGTCAGCGTCGCCAAATCGGTCTCTCAAAGCCTGATTACGAGCGGCAGCATTCAGCGCCCCTGGATCGGCGTCGCGATGTCCGGCCTGACGCCCGAACTCTCGCGTAGTCTGGGCTTGCCGGAAAATACCGAAGGCGTTGTCGTGGCCCAGGTCATTCAGGGGAGCCCTGCCGAAAAGGCGGGATTCCGAAGCGGCGACGTGATTCAGCGCGTCGATGGCCAGAAAATCCTTGAGCCGAAGACTATTCAGCAGCTTATTCAGAAAAAACCCATTCATTCCGGCTTGAATTTCCAGATTCTGCGCGATGGGCGCCTGCTGGCCCTGAATGCGCAGACGGACCTTCTGCCAAACGCCCCGGTCGGTAATGCTCAAGAAGACGGCTACGGCGAGCCGTAAACGCCTGCGCTGCGTCCGGGCAAACCCTGTTTCTGTATGCGAGGCCTTGTCGGATATGACGCCAGGGCCTCGCGCTTCGCTGTGATATGATGAGAAAGTCGGCGCGTCCGCGCAAACCGGGCTTATGGCGCGCCCTTGAGCGCCAGCGTCTCGCCCATGGAAACGATTTTCCTTAAAGAGCCGGATCTCCTGATTTCCAATCGGCGCATTGAAGTTGAGAAGCGCCTGTTTCCGCTCTACGCGCTTACCTCTGTTGAGCGTAAGCGGACCAAGCGGCGCGATTTTTTTGCGAGTCGGCGGTTTTTCTTCTTTGCGGTGGCCTGCGTGGCGCAAGGCATGGGCTGGGTTTTTCAGGTTCGGGATTTTTTCAGCCCGGCGCCGGCTCTGGGAGAAGGCTGGACAGATTTACGCTGGATTCTGCTGCTTGTCCAGCTCATCGCCGTAATCATCAGCGTGGCGTATTTGCGCCGGGCGATGCGGCGCACGTATTATATTCACGTGTCGCCGCGTAATCCCGCCGACAGGTTCTGTTTGCTGGAAACCGACGACCCGCAGCGTATGGCGCAAGTGGCTGACGCCTTACGTCATGCGATTATTCATTATCGCGACCCAGGCGCAGGCGATGCGCCGTCGCGATCCATGCCGCCCTTAATAGCCTCAGACCCCCAGGACGAAGAGATGGACGACGATGACTAAACGCTTTGCCATTATTGGCGCAGGTCTTGCCGGGTCCGAAGCGGCGCTTCAACTGGCAAAACGGGGTTTTGAAGTTGATCTGTACGATATTAAGCCCGAGACCCGCACGGCGGCGCATCACAACCCGGATTGCGCCGAAATCGTGTGCAGCAACAGCCTGGGCTCGCAAGGCGACACCACCGCCAGCGGGCTGCTAAAGGCCGAGTTGTCATTGCTGGATTGCCAGTTGATGGCCATCGCCCGCGATACCGCGGTCCCTGCCGGCCAAGCGCTGGCGGTGGACCGCGACGCCTTCGCCCGCCGCGTCACGCAACGGCTGGACGCAGAACCGCGCATTCGCCGGATTTGCGGCGAACAGACGCAGGCGCCCCCAGACGTCGCCGCAACGCTCATCGCCACCGGTCCACTGACCACGCCGTCGCTGGCGCAGACGCTCGCCGAGTTGATTGGTCAGCCCCAACTGTTCTTCTTCGACGCCGCTTCCCCGATTCTGGCTGAGGAATCCATCGACCGCAGCATTGTGTTTACGCAGGATCGTTACGACCATGAGCGCGAGGCTGATCAGAAACAGGCCTCGCCCAGCTACCTGAATTGTCCGCTGGACCGCGCTCAATACGAAGCGTTGCGCGAATTTCTGCTGAACGCCGAGCATATCGAGCTGAAAGATTTTGAACGTGACGCCGCCAGTGGCGCGCCATGCTATTTTGAAAGCTGCCTGCCCATTGAAACGCTGGCTGCGCGTGGCGTCGACACCATGCGCTTTGGCCCCCTCAAGCCCGTAGGCTTGCAGGATCCGCGAACCGGTCGGCGCCCTTATGCGGTTATTCAGTTGCGGCGCGATAATCTGGCCGGGACGCTGTATAACATGGTCGGATTTCAGACCAATCTCAAATGGGGCGCGCAAAAAACCATGGTCCGTATGATTCCGGGCCTGGAGGCGGCCGAGGTCATGCGCTATGGCGTGATGCACCGCAATACCTATCTGCACGCGCCCGATGCCCTGCTGCCGACCCTGCAATTGAAGGTCCGCCCCGACATCCTGATTGCGGGTCAACTGACCGGTTGCGAAGGCTATAGCGAGGCCATTGCCACCGGGCTGCTGGCGGCGTTGAATATGGCGCGGCTGGCGCAAGGGGACGCGCCTCGGGTTCTTCCGCCGGAAACGATGCTGGGCGCCCTGATGCGCTATATCACCCGCGCCGAAGCCGTCGGCGGAAAGTTTCAGCCGGTGAATAGCAACTGGGGCATTCTGCCGCCCATGCCCGAACGCATTCGCGATAAACGCGCGCGTCAGCAGGCTTTTCGCGCCCGGGCGCTGGCGGCCATGAACGCAGACGCGAGCGCCTGGGCCGACCTGCCCGCTCCCGCGCCTTGCGTCTGATTCGGACGAACGGCTTGCCCTGCGGGCTGGATGGGGTATCCTGAAGCGCAGGCGTTCGCCTGTCTCGCGCGGGAACGTTTTGGCGGGGCGACGTCTATCCGTCTATCCCTAAATAAGCCGGACGTTTTGCCTGGACTCTGTTTGTTACGTGCGACCTGTTTTACTTGCGATTTGAAAGAGGGCCCTTATGCGCCGGTTATCCCTGTTGATGCGCGGTACGCCTTGGATGATGCGCTTTGCGCTTGCCGGGGGATGCGCCCTGTTGACGACGCTAGTCGGCGTCTCGACGGCTGGCGCTGCGTCGCAGCCGGTTTCGATCACGGCTGACCGCCAGACCACGGATTTGGCCGGCGCCACGAAGTTCATTGGCAATGTCAAAGTCAGTTTTCGGGATCTGCGCCTGAAGGGCTCGCTGGGACAAGTCGATCTGGACGCTCAGGGCCAGCCGTCGATAGCGACATTTGTGAATCGTCCCCAAGGCTCGCGCGTGGTTCCGGGCGGTGGGCAGGATCATCTGGAAGCCGACGTGATCAAAATCTTCCTCAATGAAAATAAGGTCCAGGCCCAGGGAGATTCTTACACGGTCGTCACCAGCATTGCGGCGGCGCCGGTGTCTATTCGCGCGGATCAGCAGGAGTTTGATACCGTCTCCAGGGTCGTGCGCGCTAACGGCAACGTACAGGTAAATTATCAGGACACGGTGATCAACAGCCCGCACGCCACGATGAATACCGAAGGCGGCAAGGCCAAAAAAGTAATCTTCAGCGGCGGCGTGCGCGCCCGCCAGAGCGATGGCGTCATCACCAGCGAGAAGCTGACGGTGATGACCGATTCCAATAACCTGCTGGCGGAGCATAACGTCAAAACCGACGTCAAATCCCAGCCGGGCGCGGGCGGCGGCGCGAGTCGCGTCATTATCGAGTCAGACTTCCAGCAGTACGACAAGGCCTCTGACACCATGCTTGCCAGCGGCAATGTGCGCATCACGTACGGCGATTACCGCGCCAAAGGCCCTAAGGCGACCTTTCGTATGAAGGGCGGCCAGGTCGACAAGGTCTTTCTGACTGGCAGGGCCAGCATCATCGGCGACGGACGCCAGGTCGAGGCCGACAAAATCGTGATTACGACCACGCCCCGGCATTTTGACGCCACGGGCCACGTTCAAAGCCGCTTTATGGCAAAGGAGTCCCCTGCCGTGACGCCGCCTGCCGCTCCGGCCAGCAGCGCAAAGCCGGGCGCTAAAAAACCGATTGCCGGTAAACCCGGCGCGTCCTCTCCTGCTCCCCAGCCTAAGGGCCCGTCAGACGATTACCTCGAATAGCCCCGGTCCTGGGATTCTCCTCGTGAGAAATCCCCCTTGGGATTCCCGCTTCTCTGGGGTATGGTAGGACGCGAAGCGGGGCCGCGTATGCGCTTGCCGCGGCGGCTTCACACGGTTGCATCAGGAAAGAGCGATCACGTCGATGGCGCTGAAAATTGAAAACCTCGTTAAAACCTATGCCGGGCGGCCGGTGGTCAATCATGTGTCGTTTCATATTGAGCGCGGCGAGGTGGTTGGGCTGTTAGGGCCTAACGGCGCCGGCAAAACAACCTCGTTTTACGCGGTCGTGGGCATTATTCAACCCGATGCGGGCGATATCTCGCTGGACGGGCGCTCGTTGCGCAATCAACCCATTCATCGCCGCGCCCGCGCGGGGATTGGCTATCTGCCGCAAGAAACCTCGGTCTTCCGCCGCTTGAGCGTCGCCGAAAATCTTCGGCTGGTGCTGGAATTTCAGCCATTGGACAAAAAAGCCCGCGAGGAGCGCATTGATTCGCTCCTGCAGGAATTCGGCCTGACCCGTCTGCGCGACATGCCCGCCATCCAGTTATCGGGCGGGGAGCGGCGTCGCGTGGAAATCGCGCGCGCAATCGCCTGTAATCCGCATTACCTGCTGCTCGACGAGCCTTTTACCGGGATCGATCCCATCGCGATTCAGGACATCCAGCGCCTGATCGGCCTGCTGAAGGCGCGCGGACTTGGCGTCCTGCTGACGGATCACAACCCCAAGGCCACCCTTTCGATTGTGGATCGCGCCTATATCGTCCATGACGGCAAAGTCATCTTCTCGGGGTCCAACCGCGAGGCCGCCGACAACGAGCTGGTGCGACGCCATTACCTGGGCGAGGATTTCCAGCTCTAACGTCCGCCCGCCGTCATATCACGCCCCGACAGGAGACTGTTTCGCTTGTTTCGCATCGCCGCGATGGATCGATACCTCATTAAACAACTGACGCAAGGCGCGTTGTTTGGCGTGGCGCTGTTTGTCGTGATCTGGCTGGCCCCCGAAACCCTGTTTCGCCTGACGCAACTGCTGTTTTCCGGCAAGATTAACCTGCCGCAGTTTTTCCAGATGCTGGCTTACAATCTGCCTGAGACGCTGGAGCGCTCGATTCCGATGGCGGTGCTGCTGTCGTGCGTGCTGACGTTTCGACGCTTGAGCCAGAATCTGGAACTCATCGCCATGCAGGCTGCCGGAATCCGCCCGATTCGGCTGATGGCGCCGGTATTGGCGGTCGGCGCGGCGTTTGCTCTGGCGCACGCGCTGGTTCAGGAAGTAATTTTGCCGCAGACAGGCCCTCGCTATGCGCGGATGCAGGAAGAAACCGGCATGCGCGAGCTGCGAGACGCCAATTTTACCTTCGTTCAGAAAAATCGCCGCAATGAGTGGGATAAGTTTCTGCTGATTGGTCAGACGCAGCAATTTGCCGCGCGCGGCGAGCTGTCAGATTTTTTCGCGCTCTTTTATCGTCGCGACGCTGACGGCGGCGTCGGCATCGCCCGTCTGATGCGCGCCGATCGCGGCCGCTGGGATCCCGCGCGCAAAGCGTGGGCCCTGCAAAACGGCGTCGATTATCTGCTCGACGAGGACGGCGTTTATCGCTCCAATCGCGCCTTTTCGCAGGAGTGGGTGTCGATGAGTCCGTATTCCTACAAGTTGTTGCAATACAGCGTGAATAATCCCAAAACGCTGAATGCGCGGGCGCTCGGCGAATACGTGCGGCTGCTTCGCGCGGGCGATCAGCAAGAAGAAATCACGTTTTTCGAGCGTCTGCGCTACCAGAAAATCGCCCAGCCCGCCGCCTCGATTGTCTTTGCAGTTTTAGGCGCGCTGCTGGGAATGGAGCGCATCCGCACGCGCAACCATTATGGCCTGATTTTCGCGGCGCTGTTGATGTTCGTGTATGTGATCGCGACGTCGTTCATCGCCAATATCGGCGCATTCGATATGGCCCCCCCATGGGCGCTGGCCTGGGCCCCGCTGGCGATGGTCTGCGTGCTGGGTCTGGGCTTGCTGGCCTTGCGTCAGCGTTTACGCTTCGGGTGAGGCAGGTATAAAGGGTTCTTCCTGCGCTGTGACGGACTATCTGTATTGGTCATGAGCGCCTCGGCGACAACTGCCTGGGCTTTGCTTCTTTCCCAACTGGTATCAAAAATGTCCTGATTGAGATGGGATGGCAACAAAAGCCTATGATCCTGACCTTCCGGGGGGCCCTCGTCAGAATCGCCCGAGACCCCTCTTTTGGGCGTTGCTAAGAGATCGGTAATAACAGGCTGGGCGCCGATGAACGCGTCCGTATTGTCAATCTCCTGAACAGGAAGCGTCGTTCCCTCTTGCATAGCTTTTAAAATTAGAGTTAAAGCGTTTTGCCCCAACACGCGATCCAGCCCGGCTTTTTTGGAGGCGGGCGTGATCTGATCCACCGCAACCTCATTACGATTCTTCAGCAATTGGCAGAAAAACTCATAAATGACGGTAAATTTGGGTATGACAGCGTCGCTTGCTTGCGCATTATCTCCAACAACGTTCCCCATAAAAATGGCTAATTTTTTATCGTGTAAGAGAATAAGCGTTGAAGGCAGACACCTCTTTGTAACAGCGTCTGCTAGCGCTCTCTCTTTTTTAATTTGAAGGTAGGTTCGTGTAACGTTTGGGCGAGTTGTGTTTCGGTAAACAGGAAAATCAGTCATCACAAGGAGTATCCAAATCGGGGGCAAATACGGGGGGCGGGGCGCGGGGGTTGGCGGGTTCTGGCGGACTGGTTCTGGTATGATGAGCCTTCGCGCTTCTGCTATAACGTTCTATAACGTCACTGAGCATGCAAAGTTGCGCCATGGTGCGACGATCGTCCCTGCGCGCGCCTCCCGCCGCCCACTCACAGGATATTCAATCGCCGATGGTCTCTCTCTCGCCGCCGCCGCTGCCCCGCAAAACGCCCATCGACGCCACGCTGCTGGAAGATATTCTCCTGCCGCAGGTCAATAAGCCGGGGCGCTATCTGGGTCTGGAGCAAGGCGCCTTCCGCAAGCCATTTGATCAGGCGCAGGCGACCATGGCCTTCGCCTTCCCGGATATTTACGAAATCGGGCTGTCAAACTACGGCATGAAGCTGCTTTATAGCGTGGTAAACGCGCGCGAAGGGCTCCTGTGCGATCGCGTCTACGCCCCCGCCGACGATATGAAAGCCGCGCTGGCCACCACGCAAACGCCCCTGTTTGGCGTTGAAAGCCGCGTGCCCTTGCGAGACTTTGACCTGCTGGCGTTCTCGCTGCAATACGAACTGAACGCCACGTCGATACTCGGCATGCTGGAATCGGCGCAGATTCCCTTCCGCGCTGCCGACCGTCCGACGCTGGACTGGCCGCTGTTAATGGCGGGCGGCCCCGGCTGCGGGAATCCGATGCCGATGGCGGCGTTTTTCGACGCCTTTATCCTCGGCGACGGCGAAGAGGTATTGGTGGAGATTCTCGATGTCATTCGCGATGGAAAAGCGCGCGGCCTTGACAAGCCGGCCTTGCTGGCTGAGCTTGGCGCTCTGCGCGGGGTGTTTCTCCCCGGACAGACGACACGCGCAGAAAAGCGTCTGGTGGATATCGCCGCATTTGATGTCGAGCTGGCCCCGCTGATTCCTGCTGTGGCCGCCGTTCACGACCGCATCGTGGTGGAAGCCCGGCGCGGCTGCGATCGGATGTGTCGCTTTTGCCAGCCCTGTTTCATCAACCTGCCCGTGCGCGAGCAAAGTATCGAAACCATCCAGAAAAAGGCGCTTTCGGAACTCGCGCAGACGGGGTACGACGAATGCTCGCTGCTGTCGCTCTCAATTGCCGATTACTCGCAGTTTCGCGCGCTGGCGATCGAGGTTGCCGAGACGCTGGCTGAGCATCAGGTATCGCTGTCGCTGCCGAGCCAGCGCGCGGACCGCTTTAGCCTCGATGTCGCGCAGGCCGTACAAAGCGTCCGCAAAAGCACGCTGACCTTCGCCCCGGAAGCTGGCACGGCGCGCCTGCGAGACGTCATCAACAAGAATCTTACTGACGATGAGATTCTCAACGCGGTGACGACGGCCTACGAAGCGGGCTGGAACAAGGTGAAGCTGTATTTCATGATCGGCCTGCCGACCGAGACTCAGGCGGATCTGGATGGCATCGTGGATATGGTGCAGCGCCTCAAGCTCGCCTGCAAGGCCATTCAGCGCGATCCGGCGCGATCGATTCGGCATCATCTGGATATTAACCTGACGTTTTCTAACTTCGTGCCCAAGCCGCACACGCCGTTTCAATGGGTTCCCCAAGCCTCCATGCCGGAGTTGCGCGAGAAAATCGCCTACCTGCGCCAGGCCTTTGGCAAAACGCCGGGCTTGAAGTTAAGCTTCACGGATCCCGAACTCAGCAAGCTGGAAGCCGTCATCGCCAAGGGCGACGAGCGCTTGGCCGATGTCATTGAGGGCGCCTATCAACGCGGCGCTTATCTCGACGCATGGGATTCCGTCGGATTCGCCAAGTGGTTCGCCGCCATGCAGGCGTGCGGCATCGATCCCGAAGCCGCCACGCGCGAGCGGCTCATCACCCCCGGAGAAGCGCTGCCGTGGGATGCGATTGACATGGGGCTTGACGCTGCCTGGCTCAAAAGCGAATACGAGCGGGCAATGGCAGCAGCCAGTACCACGCCGTGCTTTGAGACGTGCAGTTCCTGTGGCGTGTGCCCGACCTTTGCGACCTGGCCCTCGTTTGCGGCGGCCCCGCCCTCGCTAACGCCGTCGGCGCCCGGAGAGCCGCGCCGTCTGCGCGCGCGCCCGACCCAGCGCTCAGAGGCGATGACGCGCCCTCCCGCCTTCAAGCTTCGCCTGACCATTGAAAAACGCGGCGCGCTTCGCTTTATCTCGCATCTGGATTGGCTGCGGCTGTTGCATCGGGCTGTGTTGGGCGCAGGCCTGCCGGTGGCGTATAGTCAGGGATTCAATCCAAAACCGCGCCTGTCGTTCAGCCCCGCGCTACCGATGTTTTGCGAAGCGCTGGCCGAATACGTCGATATTGATCTGGTGGAGGCCATCGAAGACGCGCTCGGCCCCTTGAACGCGCGTCTCCCCGAAGGCGGCAAGGCGCTGGCCCAGACGCTGCTACCTGCGCATTCGCCCGGCGTCGAGCCGAGCATCCGCCGCTGGAACTACACTGCCCGGTGGACTTGTCAGGACGACGATCAACGGGTTAAAATACAGGAACGAGTCAGATATCTGGCGGCCCAGCGGACGCTGCCCATCGAACGGAAACGCTCCGGCAAGACCGGCTCATCTTCGGAAATTCTCGATTTGGCCCCGCATCTTGCTTCACTGGACGTCAGCGCCACTGACCCTCATGTACAGGTTTCTTTCAGCTTCTCCAGCCCCCCGGCGGAAAAGCGCACCTACATCAAGCCCGTATGGCTCTTGAACCTGATTGACCCGGACGCCCGCTGGGCGCTTACCCGGACATCCATAGAGCTGTA
Coding sequences:
- a CDS encoding DUF2344 domain-containing protein codes for the protein MVRRSSLRAPPAAHSQDIQSPMVSLSPPPLPRKTPIDATLLEDILLPQVNKPGRYLGLEQGAFRKPFDQAQATMAFAFPDIYEIGLSNYGMKLLYSVVNAREGLLCDRVYAPADDMKAALATTQTPLFGVESRVPLRDFDLLAFSLQYELNATSILGMLESAQIPFRAADRPTLDWPLLMAGGPGCGNPMPMAAFFDAFILGDGEEVLVEILDVIRDGKARGLDKPALLAELGALRGVFLPGQTTRAEKRLVDIAAFDVELAPLIPAVAAVHDRIVVEARRGCDRMCRFCQPCFINLPVREQSIETIQKKALSELAQTGYDECSLLSLSIADYSQFRALAIEVAETLAEHQVSLSLPSQRADRFSLDVAQAVQSVRKSTLTFAPEAGTARLRDVINKNLTDDEILNAVTTAYEAGWNKVKLYFMIGLPTETQADLDGIVDMVQRLKLACKAIQRDPARSIRHHLDINLTFSNFVPKPHTPFQWVPQASMPELREKIAYLRQAFGKTPGLKLSFTDPELSKLEAVIAKGDERLADVIEGAYQRGAYLDAWDSVGFAKWFAAMQACGIDPEAATRERLITPGEALPWDAIDMGLDAAWLKSEYERAMAAASTTPCFETCSSCGVCPTFATWPSFAAAPPSLTPSAPGEPRRLRARPTQRSEAMTRPPAFKLRLTIEKRGALRFISHLDWLRLLHRAVLGAGLPVAYSQGFNPKPRLSFSPALPMFCEALAEYVDIDLVEAIEDALGPLNARLPEGGKALAQTLLPAHSPGVEPSIRRWNYTARWTCQDDDQRVKIQERVRYLAAQRTLPIERKRSGKTGSSSEILDLAPHLASLDVSATDPHVQVSFSFSSPPAEKRTYIKPVWLLNLIDPDARWALTRTSIEL